CGGGCAGTTCATCCAGCTACTCTCGTGGACCACCGCGGACCTCGGCTCCAACGGCGACCTGCACTACAACCTGAGGACGCGCGAGGGCACGGACCTGGCGACGGGAATGTACATCTGGGTGCTGAACACCGACGTCGGCGGCCGGAGACAGGCGCGCGGCAAGTTCGTCGTCATCCGCAGCCGGACCAACTGAGGACACGACCATGCGACTGAGCACACTGATGGGCGTGGTCGCGCTGGCGACCGCCACGGGACAGGCCGTAGCCCAAACGCAAGGGACGCCGATCGTCCCGTCACCGTCGGAACCGGCCAGCCGCGTCGGCACCCGCGGTGCGAACTTCCTGCTGATCGGCGTCGGAGCGCGCAGCCAGGCGATGGCCAACGCGTATACCGGCCTCGCCTCGGGTGCGACGGCGATGTACTGGAACCCGGCGGGCCTCGGCAGCAGCGCCGGCGTGGACTTCGCCTTCACGCGCACGGCACTGTACGAGGGGCTGGACATCACGCACACGTTCGCGGGCGTCGTCCTGCCGTTCGCGGGCGGCGGCCTCGGCCTCTCGTACATCCAGTTCGACTCGGGGGACATCCCCCGGACCACCGAGGACGATCCGGACGGCGGCGACCCCACCACCGGGCGAGTCTTCGCCTGGCAGAGCACTGCGGTGGGACTGCACTACGGCCGCCGCCTCACCGACCGCCTGGCGGTGGGCGCGGGCGCCAAGATCATCGGCGAAGGCATGAACGACGCCCGGACGAATTGGTGGGCGCTGGACGTGGGCACCCAGTTCAACACCGGACTGTACGGCCTGCAGATCGGGGCGGCACTGACCAACGTCGGGCCGGCGGCCAACGCCGAAGGGACGCTGATCGAGCGCCGGATCAACAACACCAACGTGTTCCCGTTCGC
The DNA window shown above is from Gemmatimonadales bacterium and carries:
- a CDS encoding PorV/PorQ family protein, translating into MRLSTLMGVVALATATGQAVAQTQGTPIVPSPSEPASRVGTRGANFLLIGVGARSQAMANAYTGLASGATAMYWNPAGLGSSAGVDFAFTRTALYEGLDITHTFAGVVLPFAGGGLGLSYIQFDSGDIPRTTEDDPDGGDPTTGRVFAWQSTAVGLHYGRRLTDRLAVGAGAKIIGEGMNDARTNWWALDVGTQFNTGLYGLQIGAALTNVGPAANAEGTLIERRINNTNVFPFALPVQFKTTPANLPTAFRFSVISQLMGTSDALLSATPGQNLRTVLELSDGVDTDLQIALAGEYTYRNVVFLRAGKRWLNEAHTEFREGSHGLSFGGGLRVPMLGRHLTFDYAHTSFTDLGAVQVFSFELGGN